CTCATCTCGATGTCGATCTGGGTGTGCTCCGGCTGGCGGTCGGCCCGCAGGTCCTCGTCGCGCAGGCAGCGCGCCAGCTGGAAATACCGGTCGAAGCCGGAGACCATGAGTATCTGCTTGTAGAGCTGCGGGCTCTGCGGCAGGGCGTAGAATCGGCCCGGCTGCAGGCGGCTCGGCACGAGGTAGTCCCGGGCGCCCTCGGGGGTCCGCCTGACGAGCATCGGCGTCTCGATCTCGAGGAACCCGTCGCCGGCGAGAAATCGCCGGACGTTCATGGCCAGGTCGTGCCGCAGCCGGATGTTGCGCTGCATCGAGTCGCGCCGGAGATCGAGATAGCGGTAACGCAGGCGAAGATCGTCGCCCGCTTTCGCCTTGTCGGAAACGTTGAACGGCGGGGTCTTGCTGCGGTTGAAGACCTCGGCCTCCTCGACCGCGATCTCCACCTCCCCGGTCGCCATCTGCGGGTTGACCATCTCTGCGGGGCGCCGCACGACCGTCCCGGCGACGGCGACGACGTCCTCGGCCCGGAGGGAACGGAAGAGTTCCATGAGACCGGGCCGTTTCGCGTCGACCACGGCCTGGACGAGGCCGCTGCGGTCCCACAGGTCGAGAAAGGTGAGATCCCCGAATTCCCGGACCTTCTTCACCCAGCCGGCGAGGACGACCCGTTCGCCGCCGTCGCTCGGCCGGAGCTCTCCGCAGTAGCGAGTCCGCTTCCACCGCGGGGCGATATGGTAGATGATTTGATCTGTCACGTGCGCCGTCCCTCCTGTCGGATCCCGCCGCGCCCGTCGGCGGCTGATGCGTCGCCGGCTCGCCGCGCCGCGCGGTCGCGCCGGAGAATCGCCACGACACTGCCGGCGATGACGCCGACCGCATCGGCGGCCAGGTCGTACGGGCTCGCGTCACGTCCCGGCACGTAGCTCTGGTACATCTCGTCGAGCGCCGCGATGGCGATGCAGGTAAACACGGTCACCAGGCCGATCACCAGCCGGCGGTGGTGCGTGTCGGCGCCGAGCCCCCGGCAGAAGAGGACGGCGAGAACGAGGTATTCGAAACCGTGCACCACCTTGTCGGTGTGCCGGGGCAGATCGATGCCCTCCCCCGGAAGGTCGGGAATCGACGAGAGTCCGAAGATCAGGGCGACCCAGATGAAGAGGGGCCACCACGGCCGCAGCGCTCGTCCCACGTTCGGCGTCCTTTCGTCGATCCGTCCGCCCTGGCGCTCCCGACAATATAGCGGCGGACGACGGCCGGGCACAAGGGCCGTGTTCAGGGGTCAATCCCCCCGCGCCGGCGGCCGCGAGGCGATTCGGGCGAGCGCGGCCCGGTCCTCGTCCCGGGCGGCGGCGAAACCGGCGATCCCGATCCGCCCGAGGAGGCTTTCGAGCGGGGCGGACATCCGCGCCGCGACCGCGGGCAGGCGTTCGACGAGTTCGGCCGCGATCCGCGGATCCGCGTCGGGATCGACGGCGACGACGATCTCGGGAACACACTCGCCGATCCCGGCGATCTCGAGCTCTCCCGGCCTGATCGTACCCGCCCGCTCGAAGGCGCGCAGCCGCTCGAGGCCGATTCCGCCCGCGTCGTACGCGCCGAACAGGACCCCGAGCAGGACCCGCTCCTCTCCCCCCAGGTCGGCCGCGAAATCGATCGTTCGCGGCGGTTCGTCGAGGAGGGCCAGGGGCGACAGGTAGCCGGCCGCGGACCAGGGCGAGGTGAAGATGACGCGTTCGATCGGGGAACCGGCCCGGCCCGGGAGGCGGACGATCGTCCCCGTCGCGCATCGCCGTCCCCCCCTGGAGAGCGCGAGGAGCGCGAGCTCGAGTTCGCCGGCGGCCACCGGCCGGGCCGCCTGGACCGACGTGAGCAGGTAGAAATCGCAGCCGGCGGGCGCATCTGACGGCCCGAGCCATCGCCATCGGATGTCGCCGCATCCCCGCTCGCGGACGAGTCCGGCGAGGGCCCGGAGGGGCACGGCGGCGACGGCGGAGTCCGCCGCGGCCACGCCGATCGTGATCTGCGTGTGGGCGATGTCGATTCCCTCGAAGAACAGGGCGCCGGCGGTGATGAGGAGGATGGCGCCGAAGACGAAGACGGTCGTCCAGCGGCCGAGATACGAGGAGAGGAGGTGGATGTCGATCCCGAGAAATCTACCGTTTTTCATCGACCGCTCCGTCCCCGCCCGGCGGCGGGATCGTGATCTCGAACGCGTCGACGTCGAGCCAGT
The nucleotide sequence above comes from Candidatus Krumholzibacteriota bacterium. Encoded proteins:
- a CDS encoding PhnD/SsuA/transferrin family substrate-binding protein translates to MKNGRFLGIDIHLLSSYLGRWTTVFVFGAILLITAGALFFEGIDIAHTQITIGVAAADSAVAAVPLRALAGLVRERGCGDIRWRWLGPSDAPAGCDFYLLTSVQAARPVAAGELELALLALSRGGRRCATGTIVRLPGRAGSPIERVIFTSPWSAAGYLSPLALLDEPPRTIDFAADLGGEERVLLGVLFGAYDAGGIGLERLRAFERAGTIRPGELEIAGIGECVPEIVVAVDPDADPRIAAELVERLPAVAARMSAPLESLLGRIGIAGFAAARDEDRAALARIASRPPARGD
- a CDS encoding VanZ family protein, whose product is MGRALRPWWPLFIWVALIFGLSSIPDLPGEGIDLPRHTDKVVHGFEYLVLAVLFCRGLGADTHHRRLVIGLVTVFTCIAIAALDEMYQSYVPGRDASPYDLAADAVGVIAGSVVAILRRDRAARRAGDASAADGRGGIRQEGRRT